Proteins from one Mycobacterium sp. EPa45 genomic window:
- a CDS encoding BTAD domain-containing putative transcriptional regulator has translation MTTALGFDLLGPLQVTVGGTPVAPGTPKQRAVLAVLLINRNRTVSADGLIDAVWEESPAAAARASLHSYVSNLRRLLGGGQGVLANSPPGYRLNVTEGACDLDRFLAEKSAGLQAAAAGNFEEAGSRLFSALSQWRGPVLDDLRDFTFTEAFAAALTEDKVLAQTARAEAEIACGRAASVISELEKLVAEHPYREPLWVQLITAYYVDERQSDALAAHRRLKRLLADDLGIDPGPTVNELNERILRQDRLDVGQAAKATAIHTLTTSRGDESAVAALRDGAGHRHVLRRAATRIGRLPDNDIVLNDPDVSRHHAVIVDTGSSLVITDVRSANGVHVQGQRLRPSATLADGDRIVICGHEFTVEIDR, from the coding sequence ATGACGACGGCTCTGGGCTTCGATCTGCTGGGCCCGCTGCAGGTGACCGTCGGCGGCACACCGGTCGCGCCGGGCACTCCGAAGCAACGCGCGGTGCTGGCCGTGCTGCTGATCAACCGCAACCGCACGGTCAGCGCCGACGGACTCATCGACGCCGTCTGGGAGGAATCGCCGGCGGCCGCGGCCCGCGCGAGCCTGCACTCCTACGTGTCGAATCTGCGCCGGCTGTTGGGCGGCGGCCAGGGTGTGTTGGCGAATTCACCACCGGGATATCGGCTCAACGTCACCGAGGGTGCGTGCGATCTGGACCGGTTCCTCGCCGAGAAGTCCGCGGGACTGCAGGCCGCCGCGGCCGGGAACTTCGAGGAGGCCGGCTCACGGCTGTTCTCGGCACTGTCCCAGTGGCGCGGACCGGTACTCGACGATCTGCGGGACTTCACCTTCACCGAGGCGTTCGCCGCGGCGCTCACCGAAGACAAGGTACTGGCGCAGACAGCGCGTGCTGAGGCTGAGATCGCCTGTGGCCGAGCCGCTTCCGTGATCAGCGAGTTGGAGAAGCTGGTCGCTGAACACCCGTATCGAGAACCGCTGTGGGTACAGCTGATCACGGCGTACTACGTCGACGAACGTCAGTCGGACGCGCTCGCCGCCCATCGCCGGTTGAAGCGGCTACTGGCCGATGATCTGGGCATCGACCCGGGGCCGACGGTGAACGAGCTCAACGAGCGGATCCTGCGTCAGGACCGCCTCGATGTGGGCCAGGCCGCCAAAGCGACCGCGATCCACACGCTCACCACGTCGCGAGGAGACGAATCCGCCGTCGCCGCCCTTCGCGACGGTGCCGGGCACCGGCATGTGCTGCGCCGGGCCGCTACTCGGATCGGGCGTTTGCCCGACAACGACATCGTGCTCAACGACCCCGACGTCAGCCGGCACCACGCGGTGATCGTGGACACCGGCAGCAGCTTGGTGATCACCGATGTGCGTTCGGCGAACGGTGTGCACGTGCAGGGCCAGCGGCTGCGGCCCAGCGCGACGCTGGCCGACGGCGACCGGATCGTCATCTGCGGCCACGAGTTCACCGTCGAGATCGATCGATGA
- a CDS encoding serine/threonine-protein kinase, with product MEPRDGTSFGKYSITRLLGRGGMGEVYEAYDTARGRAVALKILSDGVSHDPAFRARFQRESQAAAILQEPHVIPIHDWGEIDGRLYIDMRLVQGQTLAEVITQGPLAPERAVGIVTQMAAALDAAHAAGLIHRDVKPENIIVTPADFAYLVDFGIAETKGATRLTEAGSQIGTLKYMAPERFNGEPATPAVDVYALTCVMYEMLTGETPFAGDSLESQVAAHLTAPPPRPATVNPRVPAAFDDVVARGMAKDPDDRYGTAGGLGRGAQRALQFAATAQHAVPTATSPSATGPTDITRSDDRRRSWLLPTAIAVAAALILGGIGVIIGLLARDNSGQAMGPVAKTAEVVPGPDQSALHQSCDDGFSLPNAGGFGTHAGRGTAETTCLFTKSVLTSYWAQYGNASGIPRAVSAPGAVDCRSVPGAQCNGSNFVVQCQQYPGDNWITCTGGNNARVYLW from the coding sequence GTGGAACCGCGCGATGGCACATCGTTCGGCAAGTACTCGATCACGCGCCTGCTCGGCCGGGGCGGAATGGGCGAGGTGTACGAGGCCTATGACACCGCCAGGGGCCGCGCCGTCGCGCTGAAGATCCTGTCCGACGGGGTTTCCCACGATCCGGCCTTCCGCGCCCGGTTTCAACGCGAGTCCCAGGCCGCGGCCATTCTGCAAGAACCGCATGTCATTCCGATCCACGACTGGGGTGAGATCGACGGCAGGCTCTACATCGACATGCGCCTCGTGCAGGGGCAGACGCTGGCGGAGGTGATCACGCAGGGCCCGCTGGCCCCCGAGCGTGCGGTCGGCATCGTCACGCAGATGGCCGCGGCCCTGGATGCTGCACACGCCGCGGGATTGATCCACCGGGATGTCAAGCCGGAGAACATCATCGTCACCCCGGCTGACTTCGCCTATCTCGTGGACTTCGGTATCGCCGAGACCAAGGGCGCCACCCGGCTCACCGAAGCCGGTAGTCAGATCGGCACCCTGAAATACATGGCGCCCGAACGGTTCAACGGCGAACCGGCCACTCCCGCGGTGGATGTGTATGCGCTGACCTGCGTGATGTACGAGATGCTGACGGGCGAGACCCCGTTCGCCGGTGACAGCCTCGAGAGTCAGGTCGCAGCGCATCTCACGGCACCGCCGCCGCGGCCTGCGACGGTCAACCCCCGGGTTCCGGCGGCATTCGACGACGTCGTCGCCCGGGGCATGGCCAAGGATCCCGATGACCGGTACGGAACCGCAGGCGGACTCGGTCGTGGCGCCCAGCGCGCGCTGCAGTTCGCAGCAACCGCACAGCACGCGGTCCCGACCGCCACCTCGCCGTCAGCCACCGGGCCGACCGACATCACCCGGTCCGACGACCGCCGTCGTTCCTGGCTGCTGCCGACCGCGATCGCCGTTGCGGCAGCGCTGATTCTCGGTGGCATCGGGGTGATCATCGGACTGCTGGCCCGGGACAACTCGGGCCAGGCGATGGGTCCGGTCGCCAAGACCGCCGAGGTGGTGCCGGGGCCCGACCAGAGCGCGCTGCACCAGTCCTGCGACGACGGCTTCAGTTTGCCGAATGCCGGCGGTTTCGGCACCCACGCCGGACGTGGAACTGCCGAAACCACATGCCTTTTCACCAAGAGCGTGCTGACGTCGTACTGGGCCCAATACGGCAACGCCAGCGGCATCCCGCGAGCGGTGTCCGCGCCGGGGGCGGTCGACTGCCGCAGTGTGCCCGGCGCGCAGTGCAATGGTTCGAATTTCGTGGTTCAGTGCCAGCAGTACCCGGGTGACAACTGGATCACGTGTACCGGCGGAAACAACGCCCGCGTTTACCTATGGTGA
- a CDS encoding sugar porter family MFS transporter — MAGQGPTSDSPTGLEDAEFSSGGTAVRIASVAALGGLLFGYDSAVINGAVDSIQEDFGIGNTELGFAVASALLGAAAGAMSAGRIADRIGRISVMKIAAVFFLISAIGTGLAPNVVTVVIFRIVGGIGVGIASVIAPAYIAETSPPRIRGRLGSLQQLAIVSGIFLSFVVNWLLQHAAGGPNKELALGLDAWRWMFLAMALPAVLYGALAFTIPESPRYLVASHKIPEARRVLTMLLGEKNLEITISRIRETLEREDKPSWRDLRKPTGGLYGIVWVGLGLSIFQQFVGINVIFYYSNVLWQAVGFDADQSAIYTVITSVVNVATTLIAIALIDKIGRKPLLLIGSSGMAVTLITMAVIFANATLVDGKPSLPGASGVIALIAANLFVVAFGMSWGPVVWVLLGEMFPNRIRAAALGLAAAGQWAANWLITVTFPGLREHLGLAYGFYGLCAVLSGLFVWKWVQETKGVSLEDMHAEVLHVDKPPAHSG, encoded by the coding sequence ATGGCCGGCCAAGGACCCACCAGCGACTCACCCACGGGACTTGAGGATGCGGAATTCTCCTCGGGCGGCACGGCGGTCCGGATAGCCTCGGTGGCCGCCCTGGGCGGTCTGCTCTTCGGCTACGACAGCGCCGTCATCAACGGCGCGGTCGACTCGATCCAGGAAGACTTCGGCATCGGCAACACCGAACTCGGCTTCGCGGTCGCGTCGGCCTTGCTCGGCGCCGCCGCCGGTGCGATGTCCGCAGGCCGGATCGCCGACCGCATCGGCCGCATCTCCGTGATGAAGATCGCCGCGGTGTTCTTCCTCATCAGCGCGATCGGCACGGGATTGGCGCCCAACGTCGTGACGGTCGTCATCTTCCGGATCGTCGGCGGCATCGGCGTCGGCATCGCCTCGGTGATCGCGCCGGCGTATATCGCCGAGACGTCTCCGCCGCGTATCCGCGGCCGGCTCGGCTCACTACAGCAGCTCGCCATCGTGTCGGGCATTTTCCTGTCCTTCGTCGTCAACTGGCTCTTGCAGCACGCTGCAGGTGGCCCGAACAAGGAACTGGCGCTCGGGCTGGACGCCTGGCGGTGGATGTTCTTGGCGATGGCCCTGCCCGCGGTCCTCTACGGCGCGCTGGCGTTCACCATTCCGGAATCGCCGCGCTATCTGGTCGCCAGCCACAAGATTCCCGAGGCTCGGCGCGTTCTGACGATGCTGCTGGGCGAGAAGAACCTCGAGATCACCATCAGCCGCATCCGCGAGACGCTGGAGCGCGAGGACAAGCCGTCGTGGCGGGATCTGCGCAAGCCCACCGGCGGGTTGTACGGCATCGTCTGGGTTGGCTTGGGACTGTCGATCTTCCAGCAGTTCGTCGGTATCAACGTGATCTTCTACTACTCGAATGTGCTGTGGCAGGCCGTCGGATTCGACGCCGACCAGTCGGCCATCTACACCGTGATCACCTCGGTGGTGAACGTGGCGACCACGCTGATCGCCATCGCGCTGATCGACAAGATCGGGCGCAAGCCGCTGCTGCTGATCGGCTCGTCCGGCATGGCCGTCACCCTGATCACGATGGCGGTCATCTTCGCCAATGCGACGCTGGTCGACGGCAAGCCGAGCCTGCCGGGCGCGTCCGGGGTGATCGCCTTGATCGCCGCGAACCTCTTCGTGGTGGCGTTCGGCATGTCCTGGGGACCGGTCGTATGGGTGTTGCTGGGCGAGATGTTCCCGAACCGCATCCGTGCGGCCGCGCTGGGGCTGGCCGCGGCGGGGCAGTGGGCGGCGAACTGGTTGATCACCGTGACGTTCCCCGGCCTGCGCGAGCACCTGGGCCTCGCCTACGGGTTCTACGGCCTGTGCGCGGTCCTGTCGGGACTGTTCGTGTGGAAGTGGGTCCAGGAGACCAAGGGCGTCTCGTTGGAGGACATGCACGCCGAGGTGCTACACGTGGACAAGCCGCCGGCGCACTCCGGCTAG
- a CDS encoding HAD family phosphatase, whose translation MRAVLWDMDGTLVDSEKLWDVAINELYTRHGRVLTPEIRDATVGGSADGVIRIVFADLGLDPDPEHMAQIADWMHDYVGELFTSGLPWCPGARELLDALLAEGVPMALVTNTRRGLTENALNSIGRHYFSVTVCGDEVPDGKPAPDVYLRAAELLGLMAEDCLAIEDSTTGTAAAEAAGCPVLVVPNEVEVPVSVRRRHVSSLAGLGIPQLRQIYTDLQLGLRERSA comes from the coding sequence GTGCGAGCGGTCTTGTGGGATATGGACGGCACTCTGGTCGACTCCGAAAAGCTTTGGGACGTCGCGATCAACGAGCTCTACACCCGTCACGGACGGGTATTGACACCCGAGATCCGCGACGCCACCGTGGGTGGTTCGGCCGACGGCGTGATCCGCATCGTCTTCGCGGACCTGGGTTTGGACCCTGACCCGGAGCACATGGCGCAGATCGCCGACTGGATGCACGACTACGTCGGCGAGCTGTTCACGAGCGGGCTGCCCTGGTGCCCCGGCGCCCGAGAGCTGCTCGATGCGTTGCTGGCCGAGGGCGTGCCCATGGCGCTGGTGACCAACACCCGCCGGGGACTGACCGAGAACGCCCTCAACAGCATTGGCAGGCATTATTTTTCGGTGACGGTCTGCGGTGACGAGGTACCCGACGGCAAGCCCGCACCGGACGTCTACCTGCGTGCCGCTGAACTGCTCGGGCTCATGGCGGAGGATTGTCTGGCCATCGAGGATTCGACCACCGGAACGGCGGCCGCCGAAGCGGCGGGCTGCCCAGTGCTGGTGGTGCCCAACGAGGTCGAGGTGCCGGTCAGTGTCCGTCGGCGCCACGTTTCATCACTCGCAGGCCTGGGCATTCCGCAGCTGCGACAGATCTACACAGACCTGCAGTTGGGGCTACGCGAACGCTCGGCGTAA
- the gnd gene encoding phosphogluconate dehydrogenase (NAD(+)-dependent, decarboxylating), with product MQLGMVGLGRMGANLVRRLMRDGHDCVVYDVNPTAVSELEAQGATGAASLEEFVGRLDGPRAIWLMLPAAIVDETLDALVPLLSAGDTVIDGGNSYYRDDITRAQRLAESDLHYVDCGTSGGVWGLDRGYCLMIGGETDVVARLDPIFKTIAPGVGTAEPTPNRPANAGGTAPEGYLHCGPNGAGHFVKMVHNGVEYGMMAAIAEGLSIIKHANAGTVDRVVDAETTPLRDPWAYQYDINVGEVAEVWRRGSVVGSWLVDLIADAFAASPDLDQFSGRVSDSGEGRWTVLAAVDEGIPAPVITTALYERFQSRQLGQFTDQICSAMRSEFGGHAEKK from the coding sequence ATGCAACTCGGGATGGTCGGTTTGGGTCGAATGGGAGCGAACCTGGTTCGCCGGTTGATGCGGGACGGCCACGATTGCGTGGTGTACGACGTGAACCCGACCGCCGTCAGCGAACTGGAAGCGCAGGGCGCAACCGGCGCAGCCAGCCTCGAGGAGTTCGTCGGCAGGCTGGACGGCCCGCGGGCGATCTGGCTGATGCTGCCCGCCGCGATCGTCGACGAGACCCTCGACGCCCTCGTCCCGCTGCTCTCGGCCGGCGACACCGTGATCGACGGCGGCAACTCGTACTACCGCGACGACATCACCCGGGCGCAACGGCTTGCCGAAAGTGACCTGCATTACGTCGATTGCGGCACCAGCGGCGGCGTGTGGGGGCTTGACCGCGGCTACTGCCTGATGATCGGCGGCGAGACGGATGTGGTCGCCCGCCTCGATCCGATCTTCAAAACCATCGCCCCGGGCGTCGGTACCGCCGAGCCCACCCCGAACCGGCCTGCGAACGCAGGCGGAACCGCACCCGAGGGCTACCTGCACTGCGGCCCCAATGGTGCCGGGCACTTCGTGAAGATGGTTCACAACGGTGTCGAGTACGGGATGATGGCGGCCATCGCCGAGGGCCTGAGCATCATCAAGCATGCCAATGCGGGCACAGTCGATCGCGTGGTCGACGCCGAGACCACTCCGCTGCGCGACCCGTGGGCCTACCAGTACGACATCAACGTCGGTGAGGTTGCCGAGGTGTGGCGTCGTGGATCGGTGGTCGGGTCCTGGCTGGTCGACCTCATCGCCGACGCGTTCGCCGCATCACCGGATCTCGACCAGTTCTCCGGGCGGGTGTCCGATTCCGGCGAAGGACGCTGGACGGTGCTCGCCGCCGTGGATGAAGGCATTCCCGCCCCGGTCATCACCACCGCACTCTACGAGCGCTTCCAGTCCCGTCAGCTCGGTCAGTTCACCGACCAGATATGCTCGGCCATGCGCAGCGAGTTCGGCGGCCACGCGGAGAAGAAGTGA
- the zwf gene encoding glucose-6-phosphate dehydrogenase: MPENASAADVLVIFGITGDLARKMTFRSLYRLERRNLLHCPIVGVALDDWSADTLREHARAAIEATGEPVDDDVFARFAGRLSMVSGDFADPATYDKVAAAIKGRANPVFYLEIPPSLFGRVVDGLAGADLTASARIVVEKPFGHDLSSAKALNDQLSTHLQEWQIYRIDHFLGKEPAMDIRYIRFSNSIIEPLWNRDRIEAVQITMAENFGVEDRGHFYDPVGALRDVVQNHLLQLIGLIAAEPSSGGPDGFRDKRVELFKCIRAADPKHYVRGQYAGYLEVDGVAPNSQTETFTALKLYIDNWRWSGVPFFIRAGKALPLRATEIRVIFKRPPALPFLPTIDEQNELIFRIDPSPGVDLVLQAKESGADATRAVNLSLVFADEMAEAPEPYERLLGDAMHGDSSQFIREDGVEQTWRIVQPLLDSPPPVEIYEQGSWGPSGADALVAGYPGWRQPWLPAPVGRDQSSGL, from the coding sequence ATGCCCGAGAATGCTTCTGCTGCTGATGTTTTGGTGATCTTCGGTATCACCGGGGACCTGGCAAGGAAGATGACGTTCCGGTCGCTGTACCGCCTGGAGCGCCGTAACCTTCTCCACTGCCCGATCGTCGGCGTCGCGCTCGACGACTGGTCCGCCGACACCCTGCGGGAGCACGCCCGGGCCGCGATCGAGGCCACCGGCGAACCGGTGGACGACGACGTCTTCGCCCGCTTCGCAGGTCGGCTGTCAATGGTCTCCGGTGATTTCGCCGACCCGGCGACCTACGACAAGGTCGCTGCGGCGATCAAGGGGCGGGCCAATCCGGTGTTCTACCTGGAGATCCCGCCCTCGCTGTTCGGGCGGGTGGTGGACGGCCTCGCCGGTGCCGACCTCACCGCGAGCGCCCGGATCGTGGTGGAAAAGCCGTTCGGACACGACCTTTCGTCGGCCAAGGCGCTCAACGACCAGCTCAGCACCCACCTGCAGGAATGGCAGATCTACCGCATCGACCACTTCCTGGGCAAGGAACCGGCGATGGACATCCGTTACATCCGGTTCTCCAACTCGATCATCGAGCCGCTGTGGAACCGCGACCGGATCGAGGCCGTACAGATCACGATGGCCGAGAACTTCGGCGTGGAGGATCGCGGCCACTTCTACGATCCAGTAGGAGCGTTGCGCGACGTCGTGCAGAACCACCTGTTGCAGTTGATCGGGCTGATCGCCGCCGAACCGTCCAGTGGCGGCCCGGATGGCTTCCGGGACAAGCGGGTCGAACTGTTCAAGTGCATCCGGGCTGCCGACCCCAAGCATTACGTGCGTGGCCAGTACGCCGGCTACCTGGAGGTCGACGGCGTCGCGCCGAACTCGCAGACCGAGACGTTCACGGCATTGAAGTTGTACATCGACAATTGGCGCTGGTCGGGCGTGCCGTTCTTCATCCGGGCGGGCAAGGCTCTTCCATTGCGGGCCACCGAGATTCGGGTGATTTTCAAGCGGCCGCCGGCGCTGCCATTCCTGCCCACGATCGACGAGCAGAACGAGCTGATCTTCCGGATCGACCCAAGCCCCGGCGTGGACCTGGTGTTGCAGGCCAAGGAGTCTGGCGCCGACGCCACCCGCGCCGTCAACCTCAGCCTGGTGTTCGCCGACGAAATGGCCGAGGCCCCCGAGCCGTACGAGCGACTGCTCGGAGACGCCATGCACGGTGATTCGAGCCAGTTCATCCGAGAGGACGGCGTGGAGCAGACCTGGCGGATCGTGCAGCCGCTGCTCGATTCACCACCACCGGTCGAGATCTACGAACAGGGGTCGTGGGGACCGTCAGGAGCCGACGCGCTGGTCGCCGGGTATCCAGGTTGGCGTCAGCCCTGGCTGCCTGCGCCCGTCGGGCGCGATCAGTCCTCCGGGTTGTAA
- the metH gene encoding methionine synthase yields MEGTFVSTSESNGFEPNLRPDCTDELTAALRRRIMVIDGAMGTAIQRDRPDEAGYRGERFADWPSDLIGNNDLLTLTQPHIIEGIHREYLEAGADILETNTFNANAVSLSDYGMQELAYELNVAGAALARTACDEFSTPDKPRYVAGALGPTTRTASISPDVNDPGARNVSYDQLVSAYFDAARGLIDGGADLLIVETIFDTLNAKAAIFAIETLFEERGRRWPVIISGTITDASGRTLSGQVTEAFWNSIRHAKPLAVGLNCALGAPEMRPYLAEMSRIADTFVSCYPNAGLPNAFGEYDESPKRQAGYVADFADAGLVNMVGGCCGTTPAHIAEIAKVVEGKAPREVPRIEVATRLAGLEPLNITDDSLFVNIGERTNITGSARFRNLIKAEDYDTALSVALQQVEVGAQVIDINMDEGMIDGVAAMDRFTKLIAAEPDISRVPVMIDSSKWEVIEAGLKNVQGKPIVNSISMKEGEEKFIREAQLCRKYGAAVVVMAFDEQGQADNLERRKEICARAYRVLTEEVGFPPEDIIFDPNCFALATGIEEHASYGIDFIEACAWIKENLPGVHISGGISNVSFSFRGNNPVREAIHAVFLFHAIKAGLDMGIVNAGALVPYDSIDPELRTRIEDVVLNRREDAAERLLEIAERFNSTEKGEDPAAAEWRSLPVRERITHALVKGIDAHVDDDTEELRAEIAAAGGRPIEVIEGPLMDGMNVVGDLFGSGKMFLPQVVKSARVMKKAVAYLLPFIEAEKEEAGTTGSKDTNGTIIMATVKGDVHDIGKNIVGVVLQCNNFEVIDLGVMVPASKILEAAKEHDADIIGLSGLITPSLDEMVNFAAEMERQGLDIPLLIGGATTSRAHTAVKVAPRRSGPVVWVKDASRSVPVAAALLDAKQRPALLEATEKDYASLRERHAQKNERPMLTLEKARANRTPIEWDGYTPPVPAQGLGVREFLDYDLAELREFVDWQPFFNAWEMKGRFPDILNNPASGEAARKLYDDAQEMLDTLIKEKWLTANGVIGFFPANAVGDDIEVYTDESRTEVLTTLRNLRQQGEHRDGIPNRSLGDFVAPKDTGLADYVGAFAVTSGLGGQDKITEFKADHDDYSAILLESLADRLAEAFAERMHQRVRKEFWGYQPDEKLDNDALIGEKYVGIRPAPGYPACPEHTEKATLWELMDVKERTGIELTESMAMWPGAAVSGWYFSHPQSQYFVVGRLAQDQVADYARRKGWTLQEAERWLAPNLGYNPED; encoded by the coding sequence ATGGAAGGAACGTTTGTGAGCACCTCTGAGTCGAACGGCTTTGAGCCGAACCTCCGGCCCGACTGCACCGACGAACTGACGGCTGCGCTTCGCCGGCGGATCATGGTGATCGACGGCGCGATGGGCACGGCGATTCAGCGCGACCGGCCGGACGAGGCCGGGTACCGCGGCGAGCGGTTCGCCGACTGGCCGAGCGATCTCATCGGCAACAACGACCTGCTCACGCTCACGCAGCCGCACATCATCGAGGGCATCCACCGCGAATATCTCGAAGCCGGCGCCGACATACTGGAGACGAACACGTTCAACGCGAACGCTGTCTCGCTCTCCGACTACGGCATGCAGGAGCTGGCCTACGAGCTCAACGTCGCCGGCGCCGCCCTGGCCCGCACGGCCTGCGACGAGTTCAGTACGCCCGACAAGCCCCGCTACGTGGCCGGGGCCCTGGGGCCGACGACGCGAACCGCGTCGATCTCACCCGACGTCAATGACCCGGGAGCCCGCAACGTCTCCTACGACCAATTGGTCTCCGCGTATTTCGACGCCGCCAGAGGTTTGATCGACGGTGGTGCCGACCTGCTCATCGTCGAGACGATCTTCGACACCCTGAACGCCAAGGCCGCGATCTTCGCGATCGAGACGCTGTTCGAGGAGCGCGGACGCCGCTGGCCCGTCATCATCTCCGGCACCATCACCGATGCGTCCGGGCGGACGCTGTCCGGTCAGGTCACCGAAGCGTTCTGGAATTCGATCCGGCACGCGAAGCCACTCGCGGTGGGTCTCAACTGCGCGCTGGGCGCGCCGGAGATGAGGCCCTACCTCGCCGAGATGTCACGCATCGCGGACACCTTCGTCTCCTGCTACCCGAATGCCGGGCTGCCCAACGCCTTTGGTGAGTACGACGAGTCCCCGAAGCGTCAGGCCGGCTACGTCGCCGACTTCGCCGACGCGGGTCTGGTCAACATGGTCGGTGGCTGCTGCGGAACGACGCCGGCGCACATCGCGGAGATCGCCAAGGTCGTCGAGGGTAAGGCTCCGCGTGAGGTGCCGCGGATCGAGGTGGCCACCCGGCTTGCCGGCCTCGAGCCGCTCAACATCACCGACGACTCGCTGTTCGTGAACATCGGTGAGCGCACCAACATCACCGGCTCCGCCCGGTTCCGCAACCTCATCAAGGCCGAGGACTACGACACCGCACTGTCGGTGGCGCTGCAGCAGGTCGAGGTCGGTGCGCAGGTCATCGACATCAACATGGACGAGGGCATGATCGACGGCGTCGCCGCGATGGACCGGTTCACCAAGCTGATCGCGGCCGAGCCGGATATCAGCCGCGTCCCGGTGATGATCGACTCCTCCAAGTGGGAGGTCATCGAGGCGGGCCTGAAGAACGTGCAGGGCAAACCGATCGTCAACTCGATCTCGATGAAGGAGGGCGAGGAGAAGTTCATCCGCGAGGCCCAGCTGTGCCGCAAATACGGCGCCGCGGTCGTCGTGATGGCCTTCGACGAACAGGGCCAGGCCGACAACCTGGAGCGCCGCAAGGAGATCTGCGCGCGCGCCTACCGGGTCCTGACCGAAGAGGTCGGCTTCCCGCCCGAGGACATCATCTTCGACCCGAACTGCTTTGCGCTCGCGACCGGCATCGAAGAACACGCCTCCTATGGCATCGACTTCATCGAGGCCTGCGCATGGATCAAGGAGAACCTGCCCGGGGTGCACATCTCCGGCGGCATCTCGAACGTCTCGTTCTCGTTCCGGGGCAATAACCCGGTGCGCGAGGCGATCCACGCGGTGTTCCTGTTCCACGCCATCAAGGCCGGACTGGACATGGGCATCGTCAACGCCGGTGCGCTGGTGCCGTACGACTCGATCGATCCCGAGCTGCGGACGCGCATCGAGGACGTCGTACTCAACCGTCGCGAGGACGCGGCCGAACGCCTCTTGGAGATCGCGGAGCGCTTCAACAGCACGGAGAAGGGCGAAGACCCCGCGGCTGCCGAGTGGCGATCGCTGCCGGTGCGCGAGCGGATCACCCACGCTCTGGTCAAGGGCATCGACGCCCATGTCGACGATGACACCGAGGAACTGCGGGCCGAGATCGCCGCTGCGGGCGGGCGCCCGATCGAGGTGATCGAGGGCCCGCTGATGGACGGCATGAACGTCGTCGGCGACCTCTTCGGCTCGGGCAAGATGTTCCTGCCTCAGGTGGTCAAGTCGGCCCGGGTGATGAAGAAGGCTGTCGCCTACCTGCTGCCGTTCATCGAGGCGGAGAAGGAGGAGGCCGGTACCACCGGCTCCAAGGACACCAACGGCACGATCATCATGGCCACCGTCAAGGGCGACGTCCACGATATCGGCAAGAACATCGTCGGGGTTGTCTTGCAGTGCAACAACTTCGAAGTTATCGACCTCGGTGTGATGGTGCCCGCGAGCAAGATCCTGGAAGCGGCGAAGGAGCACGACGCCGACATCATCGGTCTGTCCGGTCTGATCACCCCGTCCCTGGACGAGATGGTCAACTTCGCAGCCGAGATGGAACGACAGGGCCTGGACATCCCGTTGCTGATCGGTGGTGCGACCACCTCGCGCGCCCACACCGCGGTGAAGGTGGCGCCGCGTCGCTCGGGCCCGGTGGTCTGGGTCAAGGACGCGTCTCGTTCGGTGCCGGTTGCCGCCGCGCTGCTGGATGCCAAGCAGCGGCCTGCCCTGTTGGAGGCCACCGAGAAGGATTACGCGTCCCTGCGCGAACGGCACGCGCAGAAGAACGAGCGCCCGATGCTGACTTTGGAGAAGGCGCGCGCCAACCGGACGCCGATCGAGTGGGACGGCTACACGCCGCCGGTGCCCGCGCAGGGCCTCGGCGTGCGGGAGTTCTTGGACTACGACTTGGCAGAGCTGCGCGAGTTCGTCGACTGGCAGCCGTTTTTCAACGCCTGGGAGATGAAGGGCCGGTTCCCGGACATCCTCAACAACCCGGCGTCGGGTGAGGCCGCCCGCAAGTTGTACGACGACGCGCAGGAGATGCTCGACACCCTGATCAAGGAGAAGTGGCTGACCGCCAACGGGGTGATCGGATTCTTCCCGGCGAACGCCGTCGGTGACGATATCGAGGTCTACACCGACGAGAGCCGGACCGAGGTGTTGACCACGTTGCGTAATCTGCGCCAGCAGGGCGAGCACCGCGACGGCATCCCGAACCGGTCCCTGGGTGATTTCGTCGCACCGAAGGACACGGGTCTGGCCGACTACGTCGGCGCCTTCGCCGTGACCTCGGGGCTCGGCGGCCAGGACAAGATCACCGAGTTCAAAGCAGATCACGACGACTACAGCGCGATCCTGCTGGAGTCGTTGGCCGACCGCCTGGCGGAGGCGTTCGCCGAGCGGATGCACCAGCGGGTCCGCAAGGAGTTCTGGGGATATCAGCCCGACGAGAAGCTGGACAACGATGCTCTGATCGGGGAGAAGTACGTGGGCATCCGCCCGGCCCCCGGTTACCCGGCCTGCCCGGAGCACACCGAGAAGGCGACGCTCTGGGAGCTGATGGACGTCAAGGAGCGCACCGGGATCGAGCTGACCGAGTCGATGGCGATGTGGCCCGGAGCCGCCGTCAGCGGTTGGTACTTCTCGCACCCGCAGTCGCAGTACTTCGTGGTCGGCCGGCTGGCGCAGGACCAGGTTGCCGACTACGCGCGGCGCAAGGGCTGGACGCTACAGGAGGCCGAGCGCTGGCTGGCCCCCAACCTGGGTTACAACCCGGAGGACTGA